A stretch of the Nicotiana tabacum cultivar K326 chromosome 6, ASM71507v2, whole genome shotgun sequence genome encodes the following:
- the LOC107784414 gene encoding tryptophan aminotransferase-related protein 2-like yields MPSKVSGPVKIKGQALLPVSVNWLVSVAINFGLLLKLIHDGHLRMVWSSSLNGMPDKENEAPLSSLSSSFTAQAKQGNEGLIQQQLINVDHGDPTMYQSYWKQMGDRTTVVISGWQSVSYFSDTKTHCWFLEPGFANAVTKLHNLVRNAETGNRHIVVGTGSTQLFQAVLYALCPSDAPEPMSIVSAAPFYSSYPLITECLKSGLYKWRGDANEFDRDEPYIELVTYPNNPDGSIREAVVNGNGGILVHDLAYYWPQYTPISSPADHDIMLFTLSKCTGHAGMRLGWALVKDEAIAKKMVKFIEISSIGVSKDSQVRAAKILDVIADTYEHAETSNKSTRFFDYGYQEMAKRWRQLREAVNKGQTFSLPNLPVGKCNFSNRTFGTQPAFAWLKCEKTIDDCETFLRKHKILTRGGVHFGSSKKFVRISLIGHEEEYNEFIRRLSLINSVESL; encoded by the exons ATGCCGTCCAAAGTATCAGGTCCGGTGAAAATTAAGGGCCAGGCGTTGCTGCCGGTGTCAGTCAATTGGCTTGTTTCGGTAGCGATTAACTTTGGGCTGTTACTTAAGCTTATTCATGATGGTCATTTACGGATGGTCTGGTCGTCCAGCCTGAATGGAATGCCTGATAAAGAGAATGAAGCTCCTCTTTCATCATTATCTTCTTCTTTTACAGCGCAGGCTAAGCAGGGAAATGAAGGGCTGATACAACAGCAGCTTATAAATGTTGACCA TGGTGATCCAACTATGTACCAGAGTTATTGGAAGCAGATGGGGGACAGAACAACAGTTGTTATATCTGGTTGGCAATCTGTTAGTTATTTCTCAGATACCAAAACCCATTGCTGGTTTCTGGAACCAGGTTTTGCAAATGCAGTAACTAAATTGCACAATCTAGTAAGGAATGCTGAGACTGGAAACCGACACATCGTGGTTGGGACAGGATCTACCCAACTGTTTCAGGCTGTACTATATGCCCTATGTCCATCTGATGCTCCAGAGCCAATGAGTATCGTATCCGCTGCCCCATTTTATTCG TCATACCCACTGATCACTGAATGCTTGAAATCTGGGCTCTACAAGTGGAGAGGCGACGCCAATGAGTTTGACAGAGATGAGCCTTATATTGAGCTTGTGACTTACCCAAACAATCCTGATGGATCAATCAGGGAAGCCGTGGTCAATGGGAATGGAGGAATATTGGTTCACGACCTAGCTTATTATTGGCCCCAGTATACTCCAATTTCTTCTCCAGCAGACCATGACATAATGTTGTTCACCCTATCCAAATGCACGGGACATGCTGGGATGCGCTTAGG ATGGGCACTAGTCAAGGATGAAGCAATTGCGAAAAAGATGGTAAAATTTATAGAGATCAGCAGCATTGGCGTCTCTAAAGATTCGCAAGTCAGAGCTGCCAAAATCCTGGACGTTATTGCCGATACTTATGAGCATGCAGAAACCTCTAATAAAAGTACACGCTTCTTTGATTATGGCTATCAGGAAATGGCGAAGAGGTGGAGACAACTGAGAGAGGCAGTCAACAAAGGCCAAACATTTAGTCTGCCAAACTTGCCTGTTGGGAAATGCAACTTCAGCAATCGGACATTTGGAACACAGCCTG CTTTTGCATGGCTGAAGTGTGAGAAGACCATAGATGATTGTGAAACTTTTCTCAGGAAGCACAAGATTTTGACTAGAGGCGGCGTGCATTTTGGTTCCAGTAAAAAGTTTGTTAGGATCAGTTTGATAGGTCATGAGGAAGAATATAATGAGTTTATTCGGAGGTTGTCTTTGATCAACTCTGTGGAATCTCTATGA